One Polaribacter sp. KT25b DNA segment encodes these proteins:
- the ruvB gene encoding Holliday junction branch migration DNA helicase RuvB encodes MNENLNPDNSNLSNEDLDVEKKLRPLTFDDFTGQDQALDNLKIFVEAANQRGEALDHTLFHGPPGLGKTTLAHILANELQVGIKVTSGPVLDKPGDLAGLLTNLDERDVLFIDEIHRLSPIVEEYLYSAMEDYKIDIMIESGPNARTVQINLEPFTLIGATTRSGLLTAPMRARFGISSRLQYYSTELLTTIIQRSSHILGVPISMEAAIEIAGRSRGTPRIANALLRRVRDFAQIKGDGTITIQIAKYALKALNVDAHGLDEMDNKILETIIDKFKGGPVGLSTIATAVSENTETIEEVYEPFLIQQGFIMRTPRGREVTDLAYKHLGRVKGRNQGELF; translated from the coding sequence ATGAACGAAAACTTAAATCCTGATAATAGCAATCTATCAAATGAAGATTTAGATGTAGAAAAAAAATTGCGTCCACTTACTTTTGATGATTTTACTGGGCAAGACCAAGCATTAGACAATCTCAAAATATTTGTTGAAGCAGCCAATCAGAGAGGAGAAGCTTTAGATCATACCTTATTTCATGGGCCTCCAGGATTAGGGAAAACAACTTTAGCTCATATTTTAGCAAATGAATTACAAGTTGGTATAAAAGTTACTTCTGGACCCGTTTTAGATAAACCTGGAGATTTAGCAGGTTTGTTAACAAATCTTGATGAACGAGATGTTTTGTTTATTGATGAAATTCACAGATTAAGTCCTATTGTAGAAGAGTATTTATATTCAGCAATGGAAGATTATAAAATTGATATTATGATTGAATCTGGTCCAAATGCCAGAACAGTTCAAATCAATTTAGAACCTTTTACTTTAATAGGAGCAACAACTCGATCTGGATTGTTAACAGCGCCAATGAGAGCACGTTTTGGTATTAGTAGTAGATTACAATACTATTCAACAGAATTACTAACAACAATTATTCAAAGAAGTTCTCATATTTTGGGAGTTCCTATTTCTATGGAAGCCGCCATAGAAATAGCTGGTAGAAGTAGAGGAACACCAAGAATAGCAAATGCATTATTAAGAAGAGTTAGAGATTTTGCACAAATAAAAGGAGACGGAACTATAACTATACAAATAGCAAAATATGCTCTAAAAGCCTTAAATGTTGATGCTCATGGTTTGGATGAAATGGATAATAAAATCTTAGAAACTATTATAGATAAATTCAAAGGAGGGCCAGTTGGTCTAAGTACAATTGCAACTGCGGTTTCTGAAAATACCGAAACTATTGAAGAAGTTTACGAACCATTTTTGATTCAGCAAGGATTTATTATGAGAACTCCAAGAGGTAGAGAGGTAACTGATTTAGCTTATAAACACCTAGGAAGAGTTAAAGGTAGAAATCAGGGAGAGTTATTTTAA
- a CDS encoding cbb3-type cytochrome c oxidase subunit I, with translation MSEHHHKETFVTKYIFSQDHKMISKQFLVTGMFMGIIGVFMSMLFRLQIAWPEKSFSIIEAFLGPHQTDGVMNPDIYLAIVTIHGTIMVFFVLTAGLSGTFSNLLIPLQIGARDMASGFLNMVSYWLFFLSSIIMVISLFVEAGPASAGWTVYPPLSALPQAIPGSGTGMTLWLVSMAIFIASSLIGSLNYIVTVFNLRTKGMKMTRLPLTIWAFFITAIIGVVSFPVLLSAALLLVFDRSFGTSFYLSDIFISGEVLHYQGGSPVLYEHLFWFLGHPEVYIVLLPALGITSEIISTNSRKPIFGYRAMVMSIMAIAFLSTIVWGHHMFVSGMNPFLGSVFTFTTLLIAIPSAVKAFNYITTLWKGNLQLNPAMLFSIGLVSTFVTGGLTGLVLGDSALDIAIHDTYFVVAHFHLVMGVSAIFGMFAGVYHWFPKMYGRMMNKTMGYWHFWLSIICAYGVFWPMHFIGLAGLPRRYYSNTAFPLFDDLADINKVITIFALVGGLAQIIFIANFFISIYRGQKATQNPWNSNTLEWTTPVEHVHGNWPGKLPEVHRWAYDYSKRVDANDDDSDYLHGQDFVLQTTPLLDGEEPS, from the coding sequence ATGTCAGAACATCATCATAAAGAAACATTTGTAACAAAATATATTTTTAGTCAAGATCACAAAATGATTTCTAAGCAATTCCTTGTAACAGGAATGTTTATGGGTATCATTGGTGTATTTATGTCTATGTTATTCCGTTTACAAATTGCATGGCCAGAAAAATCTTTTTCAATTATTGAAGCTTTTTTAGGACCTCACCAAACAGACGGGGTGATGAACCCAGATATTTATTTGGCGATAGTAACTATTCATGGTACTATTATGGTTTTCTTTGTACTAACTGCTGGTTTAAGTGGAACATTTTCAAACTTATTAATTCCTTTGCAGATTGGTGCTAGAGACATGGCTTCTGGTTTTTTAAATATGGTTTCATATTGGTTATTCTTTTTATCAAGTATAATCATGGTTATTTCATTATTTGTTGAAGCTGGACCAGCGTCTGCGGGATGGACGGTTTACCCACCTTTAAGTGCATTACCACAAGCAATTCCAGGTTCTGGAACAGGTATGACACTTTGGTTAGTTTCTATGGCTATATTTATTGCTTCTTCTTTAATTGGTTCTTTAAATTATATCGTTACAGTTTTTAATTTAAGAACAAAAGGAATGAAAATGACAAGATTGCCTTTAACTATATGGGCTTTTTTTATTACAGCTATTATTGGTGTGGTTTCATTTCCAGTTTTATTATCAGCTGCATTATTATTAGTTTTTGATAGAAGTTTTGGAACATCATTTTATTTATCAGATATCTTTATATCTGGAGAAGTTCTACACTATCAAGGAGGTTCGCCCGTACTTTATGAACACTTATTTTGGTTCTTAGGTCACCCTGAAGTTTATATTGTGTTATTACCAGCATTAGGTATTACATCAGAAATTATATCTACTAATTCTAGAAAACCAATTTTTGGATATAGAGCAATGGTAATGTCTATAATGGCAATTGCATTTTTATCTACAATTGTTTGGGGTCACCACATGTTTGTTTCTGGTATGAATCCTTTCTTAGGATCTGTATTTACATTTACAACATTATTAATAGCAATTCCATCTGCAGTAAAAGCATTTAATTATATTACCACTTTATGGAAAGGTAATTTACAATTAAACCCTGCAATGTTATTTTCTATCGGATTAGTTTCAACATTTGTAACAGGTGGATTAACAGGATTAGTTTTAGGAGATTCTGCATTAGATATTGCAATTCATGATACTTATTTTGTAGTTGCACACTTTCACTTAGTAATGGGTGTATCTGCAATTTTTGGAATGTTTGCTGGTGTATATCATTGGTTTCCAAAAATGTATGGTAGAATGATGAATAAAACTATGGGTTATTGGCATTTTTGGCTAAGTATTATTTGTGCTTATGGTGTTTTTTGGCCAATGCACTTTATAGGTTTAGCTGGTTTACCAAGAAGATATTATTCAAATACAGCTTTTCCATTGTTTGATGATTTAGCTGATATCAATAAAGTAATTACAATTTTTGCTTTAGTTGGTGGATTAGCACAAATTATATTTATTGCAAACTTCTTTATATCTATTTATAGAGGGCAAAAAGCAACACAGAATCCTTGGAATTCTAATACGTTAGAGTGGACAACTCCTGTAGAGCATGTTCATGGAAACTGGCCAGGAAAATTACCAGAAGTTCATAGATGGGCTTATGATTATAGTAAAAGAGTAGATGCAAATGATGATGATAGTGATTATTTACACGGTCAAGATTTTGTACTACAAACAACACCTTTATTAGATGGTGAAGAACCATCTTAG
- a CDS encoding cytochrome c oxidase subunit II, translating into MLALFYIFIGVAIGVSLWQITRIMNFRSVLATDEDNTRQGRNALLFLVFFYAIMIYCLIFMNVIMLPESASIEGEHDDNLFNITFWLIGIVQFAMQFLIFYFTFKYKGSKDRKAKFYADSHQLELIWTVTPAIVLVVLIGYGLWQWNNIMDLSDAEDPVVIEVYSQQFRWDARYAGEDNALGLGNVNYIKGLNTMGVDMSDKNSLDDKQVTELYLPKGRKVHFKFRSQDVLHSAYMPHFRAQMNCVPGMVTQFGFTPKFTTEEMRQQSEVVEKTANINKIRKAKGEDPYEFDYLLLCNKICGASHYSMQMKITVVEQDEYDKWIAEQPTLATVIQ; encoded by the coding sequence ATGTTAGCTCTATTTTATATTTTTATAGGTGTTGCAATAGGTGTAAGCTTATGGCAAATTACTAGAATCATGAATTTTAGAAGTGTTCTTGCTACGGATGAAGATAACACTAGACAAGGTAGAAATGCATTGTTATTTTTGGTGTTTTTCTATGCAATAATGATTTACTGTTTAATCTTTATGAATGTAATAATGTTACCTGAATCTGCTTCTATAGAAGGAGAACATGATGATAACTTATTTAATATTACATTTTGGTTAATTGGAATTGTACAGTTTGCAATGCAATTTTTAATTTTTTATTTTACTTTTAAATATAAAGGAAGTAAGGATAGAAAAGCTAAATTTTATGCAGATAGTCACCAATTAGAATTAATATGGACTGTTACCCCAGCAATTGTTTTAGTTGTTTTAATTGGATATGGTTTATGGCAATGGAACAATATTATGGATTTATCAGATGCTGAAGATCCGGTAGTAATTGAAGTTTATTCACAACAGTTTAGATGGGATGCTCGTTATGCTGGTGAAGACAATGCTTTAGGATTAGGTAATGTTAATTATATTAAAGGCCTAAATACAATGGGGGTTGATATGTCTGATAAAAATTCTTTAGACGATAAACAAGTTACAGAATTATATTTACCAAAAGGAAGAAAGGTCCATTTTAAATTCCGTTCTCAAGATGTATTACACTCAGCTTATATGCCTCATTTTAGAGCTCAAATGAACTGTGTACCTGGTATGGTTACCCAATTTGGTTTCACACCTAAATTTACTACAGAAGAAATGAGACAACAGTCTGAAGTAGTTGAAAAAACTGCAAACATTAATAAAATTAGAAAAGCTAAAGGAGAAGATCCTTATGAGTTTGATTATTTGCTATTATGTAATAAAATTTGTGGTGCTTCTCATTATAGTATGCAAATGAAAATTACTGTTGTAGAGCAAGATGAATATGATAAGTGGATTGCAGAACAACCAACTTTAGCAACAGTTATTCAATAA
- a CDS encoding quinol:cytochrome C oxidoreductase has translation MYQFSGKLKTFSIALIIIGALGIGLSFMNVPSSLDEAKEIIANQASHDGGYATSHEEVKKDIHQMDVKEEAFSHSDEAHHEVTKENHEVADTHGDNHDDAHAEHVYHQLKNKPWSALYVSLFFFLGITLLVLAFYASQRVAQSAWSVVLFRVMEAITANLVPTSIVMLGVIIAAVLHINHMFPWMAEGVFDPTSPNYDAIIDGKSWWMNLPGWAIRSVLYLAIWNTYRWFIRKNSIKEDTANDGYKTFKLNYNVSVGFIFLFMISESMMSWDWIMGLDPHWFSTLFGWYVLASLLVSALTVIAFVTIYLRSKGALPAVNDSHIHDLAKFMFGFSVFWTYLWFAQFMLIWYADIPEETTYFALRFNEYKLPFLAMLGMNFVFPILLLLNSDFKSIPWFVVIGGVVILAGHYVDVFVMIMPATVGAQWSFGIPEFSALLFFLGVFIYTVFSAFAKANPIPKGNPFLEESKHFHYYNIEHRGEGSADHH, from the coding sequence ATGTATCAATTCTCCGGTAAATTAAAAACATTCTCAATTGCATTAATAATTATTGGTGCATTGGGTATTGGTTTAAGCTTTATGAATGTACCAAGTTCTTTAGATGAAGCTAAAGAAATTATTGCAAATCAAGCTTCACATGATGGTGGCTATGCAACTTCTCATGAAGAAGTTAAAAAAGACATTCATCAAATGGATGTTAAAGAGGAAGCTTTTTCTCATTCTGATGAAGCGCATCATGAAGTAACAAAAGAAAATCATGAAGTAGCAGATACTCATGGTGATAATCATGATGATGCACATGCAGAACATGTTTATCATCAACTAAAGAATAAACCTTGGTCTGCATTATACGTTTCTTTATTTTTCTTTTTAGGAATCACTTTGTTAGTTTTAGCTTTTTATGCTTCACAAAGAGTTGCTCAATCTGCTTGGTCTGTTGTTTTATTTAGAGTAATGGAAGCAATTACTGCTAATTTAGTTCCTACATCGATTGTAATGCTTGGAGTTATTATAGCTGCAGTTTTACATATAAACCATATGTTTCCTTGGATGGCAGAAGGTGTTTTTGATCCTACAAGCCCAAATTATGATGCAATAATTGATGGTAAATCTTGGTGGATGAATCTGCCTGGATGGGCAATTAGAAGTGTTTTGTATTTAGCTATATGGAATACATACAGATGGTTTATCCGTAAAAATTCTATTAAAGAAGATACTGCAAATGATGGTTATAAAACATTTAAATTAAACTATAATGTTTCTGTTGGATTCATATTTTTATTTATGATTTCAGAATCTATGATGTCTTGGGATTGGATTATGGGGTTAGATCCTCACTGGTTCTCTACATTATTTGGATGGTATGTTTTAGCAAGTTTATTAGTAAGTGCTTTAACAGTAATTGCATTTGTAACAATTTATTTACGTTCAAAAGGAGCTTTACCTGCTGTTAATGATAGTCATATTCATGATTTAGCTAAATTTATGTTTGGTTTCTCTGTATTTTGGACCTACTTGTGGTTTGCTCAATTTATGTTAATCTGGTATGCAGATATTCCTGAAGAAACTACATATTTTGCATTAAGATTTAATGAATATAAATTACCATTCTTAGCAATGTTAGGTATGAATTTTGTATTCCCAATATTGTTATTATTAAATAGTGATTTTAAGAGTATTCCATGGTTTGTCGTTATTGGAGGTGTTGTAATTTTAGCTGGACATTATGTTGATGTTTTTGTTATGATTATGCCTGCAACAGTTGGTGCACAATGGTCTTTTGGTATTCCAGAATTTAGTGCGCTATTGTTTTTCTTAGGTGTTTTCATTTACACTGTATTCAGCGCCTTTGCAAAAGCTAATCCAATACCAAAAGGGAATCCTTTCTTAGAAGAAAGTAAGCATTTTCACTATTACAATATAGAACACAGAGGAGAGGGTTCTGCAGATCATCATTAA
- a CDS encoding cytochrome c produces the protein MKKLKLIIALVTLTSIVSCNDKRTPQVQYMPDMYVSVPYDPNGVDGIKGEPVNLEPVAGTIPRGGHPAYDIPNTNEGYEKAKNELRNPYEASEENLENGKAMYTIYCISCHGSKGDGNGYLSQADKFAGIPNYKDRDINAGSIYHVIMHGKNLMGSHASQLTYKERWQIVHYVEKLRTDLIQ, from the coding sequence ATGAAGAAATTAAAATTAATTATCGCTTTAGTTACTCTTACAAGTATTGTTTCTTGTAACGATAAACGTACACCTCAAGTACAATATATGCCAGATATGTATGTATCTGTTCCCTATGATCCCAATGGTGTTGATGGTATAAAAGGTGAACCTGTAAATCTAGAACCAGTTGCTGGTACTATCCCTAGAGGTGGTCATCCTGCTTATGATATCCCAAATACTAATGAAGGATATGAGAAAGCAAAGAATGAATTAAGGAATCCTTATGAGGCTTCTGAAGAAAATTTAGAAAACGGAAAAGCAATGTATACAATATACTGTATATCTTGTCATGGAAGTAAAGGAGATGGAAATGGTTATTTATCTCAAGCAGACAAGTTTGCTGGGATTCCTAACTATAAAGATAGAGATATTAATGCAGGTAGTATTTATCATGTAATTATGCATGGTAAAAACTTAATGGGGTCTCACGCATCTCAATTAACTTATAAAGAACGTTGGCAAATTGTACACTATGTTGAAAAACTACGTACTGATTTAATTCAATAA
- a CDS encoding DUF3341 domain-containing protein: protein MESSKVIHAFYNDDEVVLDAVKTVKADGHHIEEVFCPFPVHGLDKAMGLAPTRLAITAFFYGITGLSFAIWMTNYMMIQDWPQDIGGKPSFSWFDNMPAFVPIMFELTVFFAAHLMVITFYMRSRIWPFKEAENPDPRTTDDHFLMEIPVHNNVDELKALLSKTGAVEINVVDKH, encoded by the coding sequence ATGGAATCATCAAAAGTTATTCACGCGTTTTATAATGATGACGAAGTTGTGTTAGATGCAGTTAAAACTGTAAAAGCAGATGGTCATCATATTGAAGAAGTATTTTGCCCTTTTCCAGTTCATGGTTTAGACAAAGCAATGGGATTAGCTCCAACTAGGTTAGCAATTACTGCATTCTTTTATGGAATTACAGGTTTATCATTTGCTATATGGATGACTAATTACATGATGATACAGGATTGGCCTCAAGATATTGGAGGTAAACCTAGTTTTTCTTGGTTTGATAATATGCCAGCATTTGTACCAATTATGTTTGAATTGACGGTGTTTTTTGCAGCGCATTTAATGGTAATTACTTTTTATATGAGAAGTAGAATTTGGCCATTTAAAGAAGCAGAAAATCCAGATCCAAGAACTACGGATGATCATTTTTTAATGGAAATTCCTGTTCATAATAATGTAGATGAGTTAAAAGCTTTGTTATCTAAAACAGGCGCTGTAGAAATTAATGTAGTAGACAAGCACTAA
- the nrfD gene encoding NrfD/PsrC family molybdoenzyme membrane anchor subunit, with product MSHYEAPIREPLVLGDKSYHDITEDIAKPIEGIANKNWYIAFYISLAAMLWGFGCIFYTVGTGIGVWGLSKNIGWAWDITNFVWWVGIGHAGTLISAVLLLFRQKWRMAINRSAEAMTIFAVFQAGLFPIIHMGRPWNGYWVLPMPNQFGSLWVNFNSPLLWDVFAISTYLSVSLVFWWTGLLPDFAMIRDRAVKPFQKKIYALLSFGWSGRAKDWQRFEEVSLVLAGLATPLVLSVHTIVSMDFATSINPGWHSTIFPPYFVAGAIFSGFAMVQTLLGIMRKVTNLEDYITRMHVEYMNIVIILTGGIVAVAYATEFFIAWYTGSPYENYTYLSVGAATGPYAWAFWSLIIFNIITPQLLWFKKIRRSFIWTFIISIAINIGMWFERFDIIAIVLSKGHLPSTWWRFEPTFVDVGIFVGTIGFFFVLFLLYARTFPVIAQAEVKTILKSSGEFYKKRSEQGIPTKPVINVAKVAGISDKSEKE from the coding sequence ATGTCTCATTACGAAGCACCCATAAGGGAACCTTTAGTATTAGGTGATAAAAGTTATCACGATATTACCGAAGACATTGCTAAACCTATAGAAGGTATAGCAAACAAGAATTGGTATATAGCATTTTATATTTCTTTAGCAGCAATGCTTTGGGGATTTGGATGTATTTTTTACACAGTTGGAACTGGTATTGGAGTTTGGGGATTAAGCAAGAACATTGGTTGGGCTTGGGATATAACAAACTTTGTATGGTGGGTTGGTATTGGTCACGCAGGGACTTTAATATCTGCAGTACTTTTATTGTTCCGTCAAAAATGGAGAATGGCAATTAACCGTTCTGCAGAAGCAATGACAATTTTTGCTGTTTTTCAAGCAGGATTGTTTCCAATTATTCACATGGGTAGACCTTGGAACGGTTATTGGGTTTTACCAATGCCAAATCAATTTGGGTCATTGTGGGTAAACTTTAACTCACCATTATTATGGGACGTTTTTGCAATCTCAACATATTTATCTGTATCATTAGTTTTCTGGTGGACAGGTTTATTGCCAGATTTTGCAATGATTAGAGATAGAGCTGTGAAACCTTTTCAAAAGAAAATATATGCTTTATTATCTTTTGGATGGTCTGGAAGAGCAAAAGATTGGCAACGTTTTGAAGAGGTCTCTTTAGTACTTGCAGGTTTAGCAACACCATTAGTGCTTTCTGTGCACACAATTGTATCTATGGATTTTGCTACATCAATCAATCCAGGATGGCACTCAACTATTTTTCCACCTTATTTCGTAGCTGGAGCAATCTTCTCTGGATTCGCAATGGTACAAACCTTATTAGGTATTATGAGAAAAGTAACTAATTTAGAAGATTACATTACTCGTATGCATGTTGAATATATGAATATAGTAATTATCTTAACAGGAGGTATTGTTGCCGTTGCTTATGCAACAGAGTTTTTTATTGCTTGGTATACAGGATCACCTTATGAAAATTATACATACTTATCTGTAGGTGCTGCTACAGGACCATATGCTTGGGCATTTTGGTCATTAATAATATTTAATATTATTACACCACAATTACTTTGGTTTAAGAAAATTAGAAGGAGTTTTATATGGACTTTTATAATTTCGATTGCTATTAATATTGGTATGTGGTTTGAGCGTTTTGATATTATTGCAATTGTATTAAGTAAGGGGCATCTACCATCTACATGGTGGCGTTTTGAACCAACGTTTGTAGATGTAGGTATATTTGTTGGAACGATAGGATTCTTCTTTGTATTGTTCTTATTATATGCAAGAACATTCCCTGTTATCGCGCAAGCTGAAGTAAAAACGATATTAAAATCTTCTGGAGAGTTTTATAAAAAGAGGAGTGAACAAGGTATACCAACTAAACCAGTAATTAATGTTGCTAAAGTAGCAGGTATATCAGATAAATCAGAAAAAGAATAA